Proteins encoded together in one Xyrauchen texanus isolate HMW12.3.18 chromosome 50, RBS_HiC_50CHRs, whole genome shotgun sequence window:
- the LOC127641357 gene encoding gastrula zinc finger protein XlCGF57.1-like isoform X2: MMEFVKEESEIMSDPEVCRIKHEDTEELIDMMEVKEESQELEILSQTENKFTQKSTDRAEDKKSFTCSQCGKSFTHEEAFKDHMRMHNGEKPFACYECGKSFARNKDFNRHMRIHTGEKPYTCDLCGKSFTRKESFKIHIRIHTGEKPYTCDQCGKSFTHKASFKMHIRIHTGEKPHMCDQCGKSFTCKKNLKTHIIIHAEKKPYTCDQCGKSFAQKVALDRHMRIHTGEKPHTCDQCGKRFAQKVALDRHLTIHTGDKPHTCDQCGKSFTLKENLKKHIIIHAEKKPYTCDQCGKSFAQKGALDGHMTIHTGEKPYTCDQCGKSFTQKETFKNHIRMHTGEKPHMCDQCGKSFTCKAILKKHVIIHAEKKPYTCDECGKSFAQKVALDGHMTIHTGEKPHTCDQCGKSFAQKVALDGHMRIHTGEKPYTCNQCGKSFTWSKCLRDHLLSHSGERPFNCDQCGRNFILEAALKKHLKVHTKEKPYVCSECGKSFARVDDLKQHQKTHTGVKDHMCFQCEKTFTRAGSLKVHQRIHTGEKPYKCSHCDKRFTLSSHLKIHEKIHTGEKPYHCPPCGKSFNQSSHLKSHMKKLHPEFSG; this comes from the coding sequence ACATGATGGAAGTGAAGGAGGAAAGTCAAGAGCTGGAAATACTTTCACAGACTGAAAACAAGTTCACACAGAAAAGTACTGACAGAGCAGAAGACAAAAAGTCTTTCACCTGcagtcagtgtggaaagagtttcacacatgaAGAAGCTTTTAAGGACCACATGAGAATGCACAATGGAGAAAAACCTTTTGCATGTTatgagtgtggaaagagttttgcacgtaATAAAGACTTTAATCgccacatgagaattcatactggagagaagccgtacACATGTGAtctgtgtggaaagagtttcacacgtaAAGAAAGCTTTAAGATACACataagaattcatactggagaaaaaccatacacatgtgatcagtgtggaaagagtttcacacataaAGCAAGCTTTAAGATGCATataagaattcatactggagagaaaccccACATGTGtgatcaatgtggaaagagtttcacttgtAAAAAAAACCTTAAGACACACATAATAATTCACGCTGAAAAGAAGCCGtacacatgtgatcagtgtggaaagagttttgcgcAAAAAGTAGCACTCGATAGACACAtgagaatccacactggagagaagccgcacacatgtgatcagtgtggaaagcgTTTTGCACAAAAAGTAGCACTCGATAGACACCTGACAATCCACACTGGAGATAAGCCAcacacatgtgatcagtgtggaaagagtttcacacttaAAGAAAACTTAAAGAAACACATAATAATTCACGCTGAAAAGAAACCGtacacatgtgatcagtgtggaaagagttttgcacaaaaAGGAGCACTCGATGGGCACATGAcaatccatactggagagaaaccatacacatgtgatcagtgtggaaagagtttcacacaaaaagaAACCTTTAAGAATCACATAAGAatgcacactggagagaaaccccacatgtgtgatcagtgtggaaagagtttcacatgtaAAGCAATCCTTAAGAAACACGTAATAATTCACGCTGAAAAGAAACCATACACATGTGatgagtgtggaaagagttttgcacaaaaAGTAGCACTCGATGGGCACATGAcaatccacactggagagaagccgcacacgtgtgatcagtgtggaaagagttttgcacaaaaAGTAGCACTCGATGGACACAtgagaatccacactggagagaagccgtacACATgtaatcagtgtggaaagagtttcacgtGGTCAAAATGTCTCCGTGATCATCTGCTCTCTCACAGTGGAGAAAGAccatttaactgtgatcagtgtGGTAGAAATTTTATTCTGGAAGCAGCCCTGAAGAAACACCTGAAAGTTCATACAAAGGAGAAGCCATATGTGTGTTctgagtgtggaaagagttttgcacgaGTGGATGATTTGAAACAGCACCAGAAAACACACACTGGTGTGAAAGATCATATGTGCTTTCAGTGTGAAAAAACTTTTACCAGAGCTGGCAGTTTGAAAGTGCACCagagaatccacactggagaaaaaccttacaagtgttcacactgtgacaAGAGATTCACTCTGTCGTCTCACCTGAAAATACATGAAAAgatccacactggagagaaaccgtaccACTGCCCtccatgtgggaagagtttcaacCAATCAAGTCATCTAAAGAGTCATATGAAGAAGCTTCATCCGGAGTTCTCAGGGTGA
- the LOC127641357 gene encoding gastrula zinc finger protein XlCGF57.1-like isoform X1, protein MMEFVKEESEIMSDPEVCRIKHEDTEELIDMMEVKEESQELEILSQTENKFTQKSTDRAEDKKSFTCSQCGKSFTHEEAFKDHMRMHNGEKPFACYECGKSFARNKDFNRHMRIHTGEKPYTCDLCGKSFTRKESFKIHIRIHTGEKPYTCDQCGKSFTHKASFKMHIRIHTGEKPHMCDQCGKSFTCKKNLKTHIIIHAEKKPYTCDQCGKSFAQKVALDRHMRIHTGEKPHTCDQCGKRFAQKVALDRHLTIHTGDKPHTCDQCGKSFTLKENLKKHIIIHAEKKPYTCDQCGKSFAQKGALDGHMTIHTGEKPYTCDQCGKSFTQKETFKNHIRMHTGEKPHMCDQCGKSFTCKAILKKHVIIHAEKKPYTCDECGKSFAQKVALDGHMTIHTGEKPHTCDQCGKSFAQKVALDGHMRIHTGEKPYTCNQCGKSFTWSKCLRDHLLSHSGERPFNCDQCGRNFILEAALKKHLKVHTKEKPYVCSECGKSFARVDDLKQHQKTHTGVKDHMCFQCEKTFTRAGSLKVHQRIHTGEKPYKCSHCDKRFTLSSHLKIHEKIHTGEKPYHCPPCGKSFNQSSHLKSHMKKLHPEFSG, encoded by the exons ATGATGGAGTTTGTGAAAGAGGAGAGTGAGATCATGAGTGATCCAGAAGTCTGCAGAATTaaacatgaagatactgaggaactaATAG ACATGATGGAAGTGAAGGAGGAAAGTCAAGAGCTGGAAATACTTTCACAGACTGAAAACAAGTTCACACAGAAAAGTACTGACAGAGCAGAAGACAAAAAGTCTTTCACCTGcagtcagtgtggaaagagtttcacacatgaAGAAGCTTTTAAGGACCACATGAGAATGCACAATGGAGAAAAACCTTTTGCATGTTatgagtgtggaaagagttttgcacgtaATAAAGACTTTAATCgccacatgagaattcatactggagagaagccgtacACATGTGAtctgtgtggaaagagtttcacacgtaAAGAAAGCTTTAAGATACACataagaattcatactggagaaaaaccatacacatgtgatcagtgtggaaagagtttcacacataaAGCAAGCTTTAAGATGCATataagaattcatactggagagaaaccccACATGTGtgatcaatgtggaaagagtttcacttgtAAAAAAAACCTTAAGACACACATAATAATTCACGCTGAAAAGAAGCCGtacacatgtgatcagtgtggaaagagttttgcgcAAAAAGTAGCACTCGATAGACACAtgagaatccacactggagagaagccgcacacatgtgatcagtgtggaaagcgTTTTGCACAAAAAGTAGCACTCGATAGACACCTGACAATCCACACTGGAGATAAGCCAcacacatgtgatcagtgtggaaagagtttcacacttaAAGAAAACTTAAAGAAACACATAATAATTCACGCTGAAAAGAAACCGtacacatgtgatcagtgtggaaagagttttgcacaaaaAGGAGCACTCGATGGGCACATGAcaatccatactggagagaaaccatacacatgtgatcagtgtggaaagagtttcacacaaaaagaAACCTTTAAGAATCACATAAGAatgcacactggagagaaaccccacatgtgtgatcagtgtggaaagagtttcacatgtaAAGCAATCCTTAAGAAACACGTAATAATTCACGCTGAAAAGAAACCATACACATGTGatgagtgtggaaagagttttgcacaaaaAGTAGCACTCGATGGGCACATGAcaatccacactggagagaagccgcacacgtgtgatcagtgtggaaagagttttgcacaaaaAGTAGCACTCGATGGACACAtgagaatccacactggagagaagccgtacACATgtaatcagtgtggaaagagtttcacgtGGTCAAAATGTCTCCGTGATCATCTGCTCTCTCACAGTGGAGAAAGAccatttaactgtgatcagtgtGGTAGAAATTTTATTCTGGAAGCAGCCCTGAAGAAACACCTGAAAGTTCATACAAAGGAGAAGCCATATGTGTGTTctgagtgtggaaagagttttgcacgaGTGGATGATTTGAAACAGCACCAGAAAACACACACTGGTGTGAAAGATCATATGTGCTTTCAGTGTGAAAAAACTTTTACCAGAGCTGGCAGTTTGAAAGTGCACCagagaatccacactggagaaaaaccttacaagtgttcacactgtgacaAGAGATTCACTCTGTCGTCTCACCTGAAAATACATGAAAAgatccacactggagagaaaccgtaccACTGCCCtccatgtgggaagagtttcaacCAATCAAGTCATCTAAAGAGTCATATGAAGAAGCTTCATCCGGAGTTCTCAGGGTGA